Below is a genomic region from Actinoallomurus bryophytorum.
GGCGTGGTCGAGCTTCAGCGACCTGCTGAAGCACCTGCGGCCCGAGGGAATGGCCTGAGGGCTCGGCGGCGTCAGCGGGCGAGGCCCGGCAGGACCTCGGCCGTCCCGATCCCGGCCAGCGCCGCTCCGGGCACGATGAGCTTGGAGCGGCGCACGCCGCTGCCCACGACGACGTAGGCCTGCTCGGTGACGGCCCTGTCCACGAGCACGGGCCAGGTGGACGGGAGCCCGAACGGGGTGATCCCGCCGTACTCCATGCCGGTCTCGGCCACCGCCTGGTCCTGCGGGGCGAACGACGCCTTGCGCGCGTCCAGGTGCTTGCGGACCACGCCGTTCACGTCGGCCCTTGTCGTGGCCAGGACCACGCACGCGGCGAGCCGTGTCTCCCCGCCACGCTTGCCCGCGACGATCACGCAGTTGGCGGAGACCTCCAGCGGCACGGCGTACCGCTCGCAGAACGCCGCGGTGTCGGCCAGCCCGGGATCGATCTCGGCGACCTGGAACGCGCCGTCGCCCTTCCAGGCGCGGATCGCCGACGCGACGGTCTCGGCGAGCAGGTCGGTACGGTCCAGGGCAGGTTCGATTGTCAGTCCCCACATGCCGTGAAACCCTAGCCGTACTGCGCGCCCGTGCAGCCGACGCTCCCCCCGATGGTGGCGAGGATGCCGAGCACCGCCATGATCTCGGTGTAGTCGTCGCTGGTGAACTCCACCGAGCGCGCGCCCGCGCGCTTGACGCCCGGGATCATCGCGCAGGACTCGGCCATCGAGGTGGACGCCCAGTCGATGCCGAGCGTGTACGGTGCCGGCACCTCGTAGGGCCGGAGCCGGTCCAGGCTCCGCAGGGCGCGGGCGGCGGCCTCGCCGATCAGGCTCTGCGCGCGGCCCGGTGACAGCAGCTCGGCGGAGTAGCGGTCGATGCCCTTCTTCACGGCGACCGTCTCGACGTCGCCGAGCAACTCCCGCGCCTCGGCGCAGGCCGCCTCGTCGCCGGTGACCAGGGCGACGGGTACGCCCATGGAGCCGGCCAGCCCGGCGATCAGCCGGATCTCACCGCAGATCTCCCCGTTGAGGTACATGTTCTGGATCTCATATCCCATCCACGTGTGGTTGAGCACGCCGTGCGGCACGCCCGCCCGCGCGTGGTAGCCGACGAACATCGCCGCGTCGTGCGAGGGGCCGATCCCCTGGCCCATCCGCAGCGGGCGGTACGGCCCGCGGATCAGGGTGCAGCGCTCGTCGATGAGGTCGGCGCGGATGTTCTTGGTGCTGCCGTGCGCGTCGGTGACCACGACCTCGTCGGCGCCGGCGACGAACGACCCGCGTACCGCCGCGTTGGCGTCGCCGGTCATCAGCTCGCAGCCGCGGTCATAGCCCCGGCCGCCGGCACGCATCTCCTCGGGGTCGGTGAGCCCCGAGACGCCCTCCATGTCGACGGACACGAACACCCTCATACGGCGAACCCCCTCGCGATACGGCTCGCTCGACCGTACCGCGAGGGGGTTCGGCTCAGCGGGTGACGGTCAACGTGAGCCTCCCGGTGACGCCTCCGCTGACGACCGAGACGGTGGCGGCGCCCGGGCGGTGCGCGGTGACCGCGCCGGTGACCGCGTCTACCGAGACCACCCGGGGGTCGCTCGACGTCCACACGTGCGAGGCCGGATCGGCGACGGGCATGGTCAGCGGCGGCAGGTCGTCCCCGCCGACGGCCGTGCCGGTCGCGGCCAGGGACGTTCTCGCGCCGGTCTTCAGTGTCCCTGGCCCGGTCACCGCGATGGAGGCGAGCACCGGCTCGACGGTGAAGCGGAACTCGCCCGACGGCGTGACGTGGATCAGGCCGAAGTGGTAGAAACCGCCCTTGTCCGCGCTCGCGTACGCGGGCATGCCCAGGTCGGCGAAGGTGAGCTGCGGCACCCCGTCCGCCGACGGATGCCCGAGCGGGTCGAGGATCTGCTCGGCGAAGCCGCGCGCGTGGCCGTACAACATGATCACGTGCGTGCCGCGGTGTGTCTGCTGGTACTTCTGGATCAGCCGGAGGTACATCCGCGCCTCCCACCGGTCGCCGAACTGGCTGTTCGCCTCCGGATGCGGGTCGTACGCGGGCTCGTGCGTCACGACGACCAGCGCCTTGGACCGGTTCGCGTCGAGCTGCTTCACCAGCCACGGGTACTGCGGCCCGGCGGGTGACTGGTACGCGTCGGAGGACAGCAGGCCGCCGTGGGCGCTGTCGGTCACGATCACATCGGCGGCCCCGGCGGTGTACGCGTAGTGCGTCTCGCCGAAGGCCTGCGCGAAGTTCGCGTTCTCCGGCAGCACGCCCTGACTGATCTCGTGGTTGCCGACGGCGTCGCGGTACGGGATCCCGAGCGCGTCCATCTTCTGCTTCGCGTACGCGAGGTCGGCGGGCTGCCCGTCGTCGGACATGTCACCGAGGAACTGTGCGCGGTCGGCCTTGGGTGCCCGCTCGGCGATGGCGTCCATGACGGCGCTGCTCGCCGAGCCCGGGCCGGCGGCGACCAGGTGGGCGTCGTCGCCGGTCAGGAGCGTGGCGCCGCTGTTGCCGAAGGCCTTCGTACTCTCCTCATACGACAGCCAGGACGGGTTCTCCGGGATCGCCGTGTACGGCGGGGCGGTCGCGGGGCGCGGAGAGTAGAGCGCCTGCAGGCCGCTGACGTTCAGCGTGCCGCTCATCGTCGTCGCCGCGTTGATGCCGAGGAAGTCGATGAAGCTGATCTTGAGCGGGAACTTCAGCCCGGCCGGCAGCTGTGCGACCGCCAGCCGCCAGTCCTTCCAGGTCACGGTCGTCGGGTAGAGCGTCGTGGTGAGGCCGTCGGCGCCGATGTAGGACTCGGCCAGGTTGATGCCGCTGCCGTCACCCTTGATCCACAGCCCGATGCCGGTCGGGTTCTTGCCCTCGTCGTCCGCCTTGGCCTCCAGCGTCGTCTTCGAGGACAGGACGAGCTGCTTGACGCCCGGCCCGGCCGGCACGTTGTAGGTCAGCCGCATGGATCCCGGCGCCGTCGACCCGGGTGGTACGACGCCGTCGGCCTCGGTCAGGTCGGCGGGCTGTCCGGTGGTGTTGCGCAGGTTCCAGCCGCCGGGGTCACTCATGTCGTCGATGAGCGCCGACACGCTGCCGACCGCGACCGTCGTGCTCGCGCTCTTACCGCCGGCGGTCGCGGTGACGGTGGCCAGTCCCGACCCCGTGGCCGCCGCGGTGAACAGGCCGTGCGCGTCGACCGTGCCCAGGTTCGCCGGGGTCACCGTCCAGTGGGCGGTCTCGGGCGGGATCGGGATGGCGCCGTTCCCGGTGACGGTGAACTGCTGGGTGGCGCCGTTGACGGCGTCCGGCTCGTCCGGGCTGATCGCGACGGAGTCCAGCCGGGACAGGACGTGCAGCGGCTGGGCCGTGGTGGCGTGGCCGTCCTTGGCGACGATGACGCCGTCGCCGGTGCGGTTCACGGTGAGCCGGCCGTTCTGCCAGGTGGCCAGGGACGACGGTTCGACCTTGACCTCGGGCGTCCCGGTGGCGGGGTTCCGCGCGGCGTCCGTGGCGTACACCGGCACGTCGACGGTCGCGCCCGGCACGGTGGTGACGGGCTTGCCGTCGTTGATGACGATCTTGCTCGCCGGGCCCGCCGCCTTGGCGGTCGTGTAGAGGAACAGGCCGTTCGCGACCGCGCGCTCGTGGCCGTCCGACGGAGCGTTCATGATCGACAGCTTCGTGTCGCCCGGTTTGCGGGCGACCAGCTCGCTGGAGCCGCCGCCGTCGAACAGGATGGCACTGTCCGCGCCGTGCGCGAGCAGGTAGCCGGTCGCCTCGTCCGGGGTGACGCCGGACGCGACGGACTCGCCGGCGCGTCCGTCCAGGACCACGAACGTCGCGTGCCTGCCGTCCTCGCTCAGGCCGACGGCGGTCTCGGGGTTCCGGGCGGGGTTCGCGCCGCCTGGCGGGGTCCCGGCCGGGTCCTTGTACGCCTTGCCGTCCCTGACCAGCACGGTCGCGCCGCTGATCATCTCTTTCAGGTCGGGGGTTTTCTCGCTGATCTTCAGCGTGTCGCCGGGGTGCACGGTGGCGGACAGCCACTGGCCGCCCGCTCCGGCGCCGGCCAGTCCTTCCGTCCCGGCGGCGAGGCGCGGGATCGACGTGACACCGGTCGTGACGGTGTCGACGGTCAGGGTGCCGCCGGCCGCGCGCCCTTGGACGAGCGTCGCCGCGGGTACGGCGGTCGGTCCGCCGAGGTCCGGGGTGAGCCTGCTCACGCCGCCCGCGCCGACGTCGGTGACGGTGTTGACCGAGGTGACGGCGTGGCTCGCCTCGCCGTCGGTGACCGTGCCGCTGTAGTCCTGCGGGCCGATGACCATGCTGCCGTCGGGCCTGACCCCGAGCTGGGCGTTGAAGCCGGGCTTGGGCGTCTTGAGCAGGCGGCCGCCGGCGATGATCCCGCCGGTCGGGCGCCCGGTGGCGTTGATGTCGAAGTAGTCGCCGTTGATCCCGGCGACGGCGCCCGTACGGGTCCCCATCGAGGTGAGGGTCTCGTCGGACGGGTACGTGATCTGGTCCCCGGCCTCGACCGCGCCGACGCGTACGTTGCCGTCGGCCAGGTCGACGTCGAGCACCTGGCCGTGCTGACGGCCGCCGACGGCGTCGTAGGTCTCGGAGTGGGCGTCCACGCCGTGGGTGACCGGGACCTGCGGGGTACGGCTCTGGTCGACGACGACCGGCCAGAAGTCCGGGGTCTCCGGAAGCCAGGCCCCGGCCGCCGCGTGGGCCTGCCCCGGGGGTCCGATGGCCGTGAGGGCCGCCGCGAGCACGGCGGCGAGGGTGATCCTGCCGAGACGATTCGCCGCGTGCACGGCGCCTCCCATGAAGTTCTCAAAAGCCGCGATGTGGCTCACAAACCACAGCAGGCAATGATTTACGGGAAGCGACGGGTGATCGGCAAGTTTCCTACGAACTGATGGCCGCCCGTGGTCAAGCCTCTTGCTTCGCCCGCCGGCGCATGGACCTGGAGGTCAGGATGCGAGTCGGCCGACGGCGCGCGGGGCCCGCTTGGCGGGCCGCCTTGAAGACCAGCGGAGAGTTGCACGGCCGCCGCAGGGCGAGTGTCCCATGTGGCCGCGATGACAGCTGGAGGTCCCGCACAGACCCATTAAGGACGACGCTGCGCCCGGAGACCCGCGAGGCTTTCCACAGAGGCGTCCGTTTGTCCGGTGCGAGGATTCTCGCTGTCGCGCAGGCAGTTGCCCCCGGAGAGGTTCGCAACTTCTACACAGTCGCTGTTCTCGAGGCCCTGACTCCGGCTCGACTTACGCCATTGGATCATGGCGGATGACCTCCATGGTCTGTTCTATCAACCTTCGCGAGGAGTCTTCGGGAAGTGCCTTGGCGCTTATGCCGTCGTACCGGTCCTGGAAGGTCTCCACCTCGGATGCTCCTTGGGCCAGTCTTCCACCGCCGACCGCTTCCGTATATACAAGATCCGTTCCGCCTACTCTTATGATCTTGAAGGCTCCAGGCATCCCCGGATGTGCGCCTGCGGTCTTGGGCAGCACCCGAAGGCTGACGTTGGGCATCTGCGAGACCTCTAGGAGCTTGGCCAGTTGCCGATACAGCACGTCCGGACCGCCGACGTGCCACTCAAGGACCGGCTGAGCGAGCAGGATCCAGAGCCTCGGCGCACTTGCTCCGGTTAACCTCTCCTGCCGAGCCATACGCTGGGCGACCTTCCCATCGACGTCCTTCACGTCGAACGAGAGGAACAGCGCCCGTGCGTACTCTTCGGTCTGGAGCAGACCAGGCACCACGCTCAGCTCATACATCTTGAGTGAGGTGGCCCGGCCCTCAAACTCAAGGTGCGCCTTGAACCAGTCTGGATCACCAGCATATGTGGCGTAATACACCATTATTCCGAACAGGCCGCCCGTATTCCAGGCGGCGTCGAGCTTTTCCGCCTGATCGAGCGCAAGCTTTGCCTGACCAGACTCAAGTCGGGAAATGCTCGACCGTGCGCAGTTCAGCAGCTCCGCCAATGCGCCACCTGACCATCCGTGCTGGCGGCGGAGAAACCGCAGGTAGTAGGCGATGAAATCATACATCGAGGATCTTGGATTGGGTGATTCATTCATCGCTATTCTCCAGGTGTAAGGGTTCTCGAAAGTTCCAAAATTCCAGAGAACATAGCGAAAATACCGCGCAAGAGCCAAGCCATTCACCAGAAGCTGCAGATCGGCCACTGAAGCCGACGAATAAATCCCGCTTCGCCCAGATCATCAGGGCGATGCAAATTGCATCAGCGGAAAGACGGCCCCGGCCAGTGCTGCGAACACACCGCTTGGCAAAGGCCGTCGGGGGCCCACTCCCGAGGCGCGCGAGGCGAGCCGGTCGGAGTGGTTCAAATCAATACGGGCATCGGAGTACCCCAACGGGGTCATCCACAGCCATCCCGCCTGCCTACCGCCAACGCAATGTCGTGCCGGCCGATGAGGGTGGCCCGTACCCGAGGGGGACCATGCTCGGACGGCGGCGGCAGCCGCGGGTCAGGTGCCGGCGACCAGGCGGCGTAGGGCCTCGGCGGCGCGGGCGCTGGCATCGGCCTGGGCGACGAGTTCCCGTGCCAGGGCCTGGACCCACACGTCGAGGGTCACCTGGTCGCGGGACAGCACCACGCCGCGTACCTCGTGGTGGATCTCGGCGACCGGCCGGCCGCCACCGGCGAGGAACAGGGTGCGCTCGCCCAGCCGGACCACGATGCGGCTCGGGTGACCCTCCCGGCCCTTCAGCCGGTCCGAGAGGCTGCGCTCGTACTCGACCTCGACGCTGCCGGGCGGCAGCACGTCGGCCAGGGTGACCGTGAGCACGCGTGCGTAGGTGGCGACGTCGGCCGCGTCCTGTCGTAGCGCGGCGGCCACCATGTCGAAGTCCATGATTACCAGTGAATCAGCGGTCGAGGCCGAGCACCATCTGCGGCTTGGCGATCACATGGTCGGCGCGCAGCGGGCGTACGGCGGTGCCGATGGCGAAGAACTCCATCGTGTGACCGCCCCACTGGTGGTGGAACTGGTCCAGGAACACCCCGACGATGCCCTCGGCGTGCAGCGCCTGGCCCTCGGCCTGCATGCGGCTCATCGCCAGCTCCCGCGCGTCGTACAGGGCCTGGGTGAACTCCGGGATCTCGACGTTCTGCCCCATGTTGCCCAGCACCGACCCGAGCCGCCGGTGGGCGACGTGGTAGACGCAGGTGCCCATGACCATTCCGACCGGGGCGTACCCCGACTGGATGAGCGTCCAGAAGTCCTGGCCGTTCAGGTCCGAGGTGAACGGCTGGTTCTTGTTGTTGCGCCAGTTCTGCGACGTGTCGTCGGCCTTGACCGCGGTGCCGATCGCGATGAACTCGGCGATGTCGCTGCCGAAGTCACGGAACTCGACCCGCAGGCGTACACCGACGATGCCGTCCGCGCCGAGCTGGTCGGCCTCGGCCTCCATGCGGGTCATCGCCAGCTCGCGTGCGTGG
It encodes:
- a CDS encoding YbaK/EbsC family protein codes for the protein MWGLTIEPALDRTDLLAETVASAIRAWKGDGAFQVAEIDPGLADTAAFCERYAVPLEVSANCVIVAGKRGGETRLAACVVLATTRADVNGVVRKHLDARKASFAPQDQAVAETGMEYGGITPFGLPSTWPVLVDRAVTEQAYVVVGSGVRRSKLIVPGAALAGIGTAEVLPGLAR
- a CDS encoding M55 family metallopeptidase, encoding MSVDMEGVSGLTDPEEMRAGGRGYDRGCELMTGDANAAVRGSFVAGADEVVVTDAHGSTKNIRADLIDERCTLIRGPYRPLRMGQGIGPSHDAAMFVGYHARAGVPHGVLNHTWMGYEIQNMYLNGEICGEIRLIAGLAGSMGVPVALVTGDEAACAEARELLGDVETVAVKKGIDRYSAELLSPGRAQSLIGEAAARALRSLDRLRPYEVPAPYTLGIDWASTSMAESCAMIPGVKRAGARSVEFTSDDYTEIMAVLGILATIGGSVGCTGAQYG
- a CDS encoding phosphodiester glycosidase family protein, coding for MHAANRLGRITLAAVLAAALTAIGPPGQAHAAAGAWLPETPDFWPVVVDQSRTPQVPVTHGVDAHSETYDAVGGRQHGQVLDVDLADGNVRVGAVEAGDQITYPSDETLTSMGTRTGAVAGINGDYFDINATGRPTGGIIAGGRLLKTPKPGFNAQLGVRPDGSMVIGPQDYSGTVTDGEASHAVTSVNTVTDVGAGGVSRLTPDLGGPTAVPAATLVQGRAAGGTLTVDTVTTGVTSIPRLAAGTEGLAGAGAGGQWLSATVHPGDTLKISEKTPDLKEMISGATVLVRDGKAYKDPAGTPPGGANPARNPETAVGLSEDGRHATFVVLDGRAGESVASGVTPDEATGYLLAHGADSAILFDGGGSSELVARKPGDTKLSIMNAPSDGHERAVANGLFLYTTAKAAGPASKIVINDGKPVTTVPGATVDVPVYATDAARNPATGTPEVKVEPSSLATWQNGRLTVNRTGDGVIVAKDGHATTAQPLHVLSRLDSVAISPDEPDAVNGATQQFTVTGNGAIPIPPETAHWTVTPANLGTVDAHGLFTAAATGSGLATVTATAGGKSASTTVAVGSVSALIDDMSDPGGWNLRNTTGQPADLTEADGVVPPGSTAPGSMRLTYNVPAGPGVKQLVLSSKTTLEAKADDEGKNPTGIGLWIKGDGSGINLAESYIGADGLTTTLYPTTVTWKDWRLAVAQLPAGLKFPLKISFIDFLGINAATTMSGTLNVSGLQALYSPRPATAPPYTAIPENPSWLSYEESTKAFGNSGATLLTGDDAHLVAAGPGSASSAVMDAIAERAPKADRAQFLGDMSDDGQPADLAYAKQKMDALGIPYRDAVGNHEISQGVLPENANFAQAFGETHYAYTAGAADVIVTDSAHGGLLSSDAYQSPAGPQYPWLVKQLDANRSKALVVVTHEPAYDPHPEANSQFGDRWEARMYLRLIQKYQQTHRGTHVIMLYGHARGFAEQILDPLGHPSADGVPQLTFADLGMPAYASADKGGFYHFGLIHVTPSGEFRFTVEPVLASIAVTGPGTLKTGARTSLAATGTAVGGDDLPPLTMPVADPASHVWTSSDPRVVSVDAVTGAVTAHRPGAATVSVVSGGVTGRLTLTVTR
- a CDS encoding DUF397 domain-containing protein encodes the protein MIQWRKSSRSQGLENSDCVEVANLSGGNCLRDSENPRTGQTDASVESLAGLRAQRRP
- a CDS encoding helix-turn-helix domain-containing protein, coding for MADLQLLVNGLALARYFRYVLWNFGTFENPYTWRIAMNESPNPRSSMYDFIAYYLRFLRRQHGWSGGALAELLNCARSSISRLESGQAKLALDQAEKLDAAWNTGGLFGIMVYYATYAGDPDWFKAHLEFEGRATSLKMYELSVVPGLLQTEEYARALFLSFDVKDVDGKVAQRMARQERLTGASAPRLWILLAQPVLEWHVGGPDVLYRQLAKLLEVSQMPNVSLRVLPKTAGAHPGMPGAFKIIRVGGTDLVYTEAVGGGRLAQGASEVETFQDRYDGISAKALPEDSSRRLIEQTMEVIRHDPMA
- a CDS encoding heavy metal-binding domain-containing protein, producing the protein MTDPVAQGVPADAMARLAELRPGKPGSLFTSDLSVNEFLLVREAGFRPLGLVLGSSIYHVGIQVGRWSKNMELDQLSSAMYHARELAMTRMEAEADQLGADGIVGVRLRVEFRDFGSDIAEFIAIGTAVKADDTSQNWRNNKNQPFTSDLNGQDFWTLIQSGYAPVGMVMGTCVYHVAHRRLGSVLGNMGQNVEIPEFTQALYDARELAMSRMQAEGQALHAEGIVGVFLDQFHHQWGGHTMEFFAIGTAVRPLRADHVIAKPQMVLGLDR